The Balneolales bacterium ANBcel1 DNA segment CGGCGTACAGATCCGGGGTGAATGCCAGTCCGGCAAGGGTGGCGTATCCGCCGTATGATCCGCCAAAAATGGCGATGCGGTCGGGATCGGCGATTCCTTCATCGATCAGGTAACGGACTCCGTCGGTGATGTCGTGCTGCATGGCGCCGGTCCCCCACTCCCGGTTTCCGGCATTCAGAAACGCCTTGCCGAAGCCGGTCGATCCGCGGAAATTGATCTGCAGGACGGCATAGCCTCGATTGGACAAGAACTGTGCGTACGAGTCGTAGCCCCAGTAATCGCGGGCCCAGGGTCCGCCGTGCGGAACCACTATCACCGGAAGGTTTTGCGGCTCCATGCCGTGCGGGACGGTGAGATAGGCCGGGATTTCGAGTCCGTCGCGCGCCGTATAGCGAATCGGCGTCATCTCCGAGAGATACTCCGAAGGCAGATCCGGGCGGGTCTGATAAAGCAGTTCCAGGTCACCGGACGAGAAATCATGGTAGTACACCGATCCGGGGTCGACATCGCTGCCCACATGAAAGAGCCAGCGCTGCTCGTCATGGGTGCGTGAAGTCGGACTCACCTCGCCGGGACCCAAACGGCTCTGGACATCCTCGAACATCTCTTCATATTCGGCATCCCTGAAATAGGTGCGCCGTTTGTCGCCTACATAGTAGGTTGCCAGAATTTCGTTGGTGATCTCCGAGAATGTGGCACCGCCGAAATCAACCTTCCCTTCGGGATCGCGTTCGATGAGTTCAGATTCCCTGGTATCGGGATTAAACAGCACGAACTCGGCAAGGTCGCGGTCGCCGGTGTTGGTACTCATGTATATATGTATACCATCTTCATGATAGCGCAGCGGTGAGAAAGACTCTTCCGGTCCGGCGGCATACACCTGTTCAAAGCCGTCATCACGAATCATGAGCAGTTCGGAGCCGCCGTCGGGTGTCTGGCGGATACCGGCACGGATGTTCGCTTCGCGATCGGCGACCCATCCGGCAATATTATCGGTGTTTTCAATGAGCAGGGTACGTTCACCGGTTTCGATGTCCAGATGATAGGCATCGTGAAGGGCGGGATCACGGTCGTTGATACCGACGATCATGCGGTCGGGGAACTCGCGCGGCAGCGAATAGATCTGGGCACGGATTCCATCGATCGGTGTGAGGTTGACCGCTTCCGGGACGCCCGTCTCAGGATCGGGCTCCTCATTGATATCTACGCGATAAATATGAAAATTTTCGTCCCCTCCCCTGTCCTGTACATACAGGACATAGCGGTCGTCATGGCTCCAGAAATAGGAGCTCACCGGTCGCTCGGTGTCGGCGGTAAGCGGACGAGCCGCTTCAAAGTCCTCATCCACCCCCTTGATCCAGATATTCATTACTCCGTTGTACTGCTTTCGGAACGTGATATATCTGCCGGTGCGGGAGAGCTGGGCGCCGGCGTATTGCGGATCGCCGAAAAAGAGGTTGCGATCGATCAGGGGTGCCGTGTATGGGTCGGTGGCAGGGCCCGACACACCCGAATCAGCAGCATCAAGCGGCCTTTCGGGCGAACAGCTGGAAAACATCATCATCATACCTAAACTTAACAGCAGTGAATAAAAAAGCGGGTAACTGCAGGTAACGGTTCTCATGGTGACTGGGATTGGTTGCAAGTAAAATACAGCTTCGAAGATACCTGTTTTTCAGGAAGTTGCACACTGTACAAAAGCAGATTAACCTCGGGTTTACGTGCTGTCTGAAGAAAAGTTGCAACACCCGGCGGATGGTTCTTAACATGCGCCTTTACTGCGGTCAATCGCCTTTCGCCACGCCCTCCATGCGAGGGTCGGCGCCTCCGCGCCAACGATAACGGACACCCTGGGCCGGCTCCCTGTCTACTCCGGTTTCGAGCGCGGCGGTGTTCCGGCCGGCCGGATGGTCTGTCTGCCCCTGAGGAGATCTCTTATCGCGCGCATCCGTTGCTCCCGATACGCGGTTTGCCGCGCCGCCCCGGTATTCGTCCGGGATCCGTTCGATGCCGTGCACCCCGCTCTCGAGCGGCAGCACGCTCACCTGATGGCCCATGCCGGAGAGCAGCTCCGCATATTCGGCCCACTCCGTGCCCTTCTCGATCTCCAGCTCATTGCCGCGATGCAGCAGATTGGGCAGTGCGATGGCCTCCTGCAGGGGGAGCCCCCAGTCAAGGACCCCGATCAGGGTTTTAAGCACATAGCCGATAATCCGGCTTCCTCCGCGCGATCCCACGAGCAAAAGGACGTCACCATCTTCATCCAGAACCATAACGGGTGCCATGGAGCTGCGCGGCCGTTTGCCGGGTGCCACGGCGTTGGGGGAATAGTAGCCGTTCCGGTGCGGGTCGAAGGTGAAGTCCGTGAGCTGGTTATTCAGCAGGAACCCGTTGGCCATGATTCTGTTGCCGAATGGCGCCTCTATGGATGTCGTCATGGAGACCATGTTGCCCCTGGCGTCTGCAATTGAAAAATGGGCCGTGCCGGTGGTTTTGAGGTCGTCGCCATGTTCGGACGGGGATTTGCCCGCGGTATGGAAGATCTGCGGATTGTTGCGTTCGGCATCATCCGGCTGGGGGTGCCACCCCGGAGGCCGGCCCGGAGCTGCCGACGTCATGG contains these protein-coding regions:
- a CDS encoding S9 family peptidase → MMMMFSSCSPERPLDAADSGVSGPATDPYTAPLIDRNLFFGDPQYAGAQLSRTGRYITFRKQYNGVMNIWIKGVDEDFEAARPLTADTERPVSSYFWSHDDRYVLYVQDRGGDENFHIYRVDINEEPDPETGVPEAVNLTPIDGIRAQIYSLPREFPDRMIVGINDRDPALHDAYHLDIETGERTLLIENTDNIAGWVADREANIRAGIRQTPDGGSELLMIRDDGFEQVYAAGPEESFSPLRYHEDGIHIYMSTNTGDRDLAEFVLFNPDTRESELIERDPEGKVDFGGATFSEITNEILATYYVGDKRRTYFRDAEYEEMFEDVQSRLGPGEVSPTSRTHDEQRWLFHVGSDVDPGSVYYHDFSSGDLELLYQTRPDLPSEYLSEMTPIRYTARDGLEIPAYLTVPHGMEPQNLPVIVVPHGGPWARDYWGYDSYAQFLSNRGYAVLQINFRGSTGFGKAFLNAGNREWGTGAMQHDITDGVRYLIDEGIADPDRIAIFGGSYGGYATLAGLAFTPDLYAAGISFVGPSNIITLLNSIPAYWGPIRKIFHTRVGDPDDPEDYARLMEQSPLFSAENITAPLMVVQGANDPRVVQAESDQIVVAMRDLGRDVEYLVAEDEGHGFARQVNRLAFTYAMEQFFAEHLGGRYQAELEEEYRERLREITVDVDTVELPEESPELEAAKMVVLPRFDATGFDGTSLEYGITMNVQGNEIGMELVRTATLVETGEGEVLELKDAISSPMGSMTDAVHTDPATFIPLLRKMEQPMAQIEVAFSDDKVAGTIQAGPQQHQIDVALEAPVFAEGIHADFFVSHMVQSGMEAAMLRYFDINSQEVRYVRAVSSPGEELTKVRFEALDGKSSSRTYRVAADGVIHSIEDSLPAQMGGGTMKMTLKQD